In Haloarchaeobius litoreus, the following are encoded in one genomic region:
- a CDS encoding flippase — MRIGQTSIIYSVSRFAGSALGFVATVYFARVLGDAVLGQFALILALVMWVGIASQVGLSESITKRISEGSESEKYFGAGLVFAGGVTVVATLVILLFGDTVDSYVGTSAVLFVIPLLALITFKSILNAALHGRRLVHLESLLQIGGQAVKSAVQIALVAVGWGIGGMVTGYAVSSLLTGIVALWVIDIRPAAPRREHFVSLFKFAKYSWLGNLSQRFYGNLDVTVLGVFVASGLVGVYSVVWSIVVFLTIFGNGIQTTIFPEMSKQSTDGNREAVVGLTEDALMYSGLVLIPGFVGAIIVGDRVLRIYGPTFTRGTEVFAILVMAAIIWTFNKQLVNAFNAIDRPDIAFRSNSVFVVANTILNVVLIYQFDIVGAAVATMLSSGIALLMSARYARSWFDIDPPLGEIARQCLSALLMGGVVLGARTVLSSYFSGYNLVFVVVLVSIGAGVYFAVLTAISRDFRTTLSRNLPSNTITG; from the coding sequence ATGCGAATCGGTCAAACGTCTATCATATACTCAGTTTCACGGTTCGCAGGTTCAGCGCTCGGTTTCGTCGCGACCGTCTACTTCGCGAGAGTGCTCGGCGACGCCGTTCTGGGTCAGTTTGCACTGATTCTCGCACTGGTGATGTGGGTTGGTATCGCCTCGCAGGTCGGGCTCTCGGAATCCATCACGAAACGCATCAGCGAGGGAAGCGAGTCCGAGAAGTACTTCGGAGCGGGGCTGGTGTTCGCCGGGGGCGTCACTGTCGTTGCCACGCTCGTCATCCTACTGTTCGGCGACACCGTCGATTCCTACGTCGGCACGAGCGCGGTTCTGTTCGTCATCCCACTCCTCGCACTCATTACGTTCAAATCCATCCTCAACGCCGCGCTCCACGGCCGGCGTCTGGTCCACCTCGAATCCCTGCTTCAGATCGGCGGACAGGCGGTCAAGAGCGCCGTCCAGATCGCGCTCGTGGCAGTCGGCTGGGGGATCGGTGGGATGGTCACGGGCTATGCGGTGTCGAGTCTGTTGACCGGCATCGTCGCCCTCTGGGTGATAGACATCCGTCCAGCGGCCCCGCGCCGAGAACACTTCGTCTCCCTGTTCAAGTTCGCGAAATACTCGTGGCTCGGAAACTTGAGCCAGCGCTTCTACGGCAATCTCGACGTGACGGTACTCGGTGTGTTCGTCGCCTCTGGGCTGGTCGGTGTCTACTCCGTCGTCTGGTCGATAGTCGTGTTTCTGACCATCTTCGGGAACGGAATCCAGACAACCATCTTCCCCGAGATGAGCAAGCAATCCACGGACGGGAACAGGGAAGCAGTCGTTGGGTTGACCGAGGACGCGCTGATGTACTCGGGGCTGGTCCTCATCCCCGGCTTCGTCGGTGCCATCATCGTCGGTGACAGGGTGCTCCGTATCTACGGGCCGACGTTCACGAGGGGGACGGAGGTGTTCGCCATCCTCGTGATGGCGGCCATTATCTGGACGTTCAACAAACAACTCGTGAACGCCTTCAACGCGATAGACAGACCCGATATCGCGTTCCGGTCAAACAGCGTGTTCGTCGTCGCCAACACGATCCTGAACGTGGTACTCATCTACCAGTTCGACATCGTCGGTGCGGCGGTCGCGACGATGCTCTCGTCAGGAATTGCCCTCCTGATGTCGGCCCGCTACGCACGGTCGTGGTTCGATATCGACCCACCTCTCGGGGAGATTGCCAGACAGTGTCTTTCGGCGCTCTTGATGGGTGGCGTGGTGCTGGGTGCACGGACGGTGCTCTCCAGCTACTTCAGCGGTTACAATCTGGTGTTCGTGGTTGTGCTCGTCAGTATCGGTGCTGGCGTCTACTTCGCCGTCCTTACCGCTATCTCGCGGGACTTCAGGACGACGCTCTCGCGAAACCTCCCGAGCAACACGATTACCGGCTAG
- the aglG gene encoding glucosyl-dolichyl phosphate glucuronosyltransferase, with amino-acid sequence MNVSVVICTYPTDRYEVFSEAIESVLNQTYDDIEIVLVIDGNEEVHKRTVADFGDEETVRIHCNDENRGISYSRTKGAKLATGDIVAMIDDDAAAEPDWIETLVRTYEETDAVAVGGQVLPDWQVAKPDFFPDEFYWLVGCDEKGFGEHMEELRNTYGSNISFRREVLLNVGGYDENTGRKGDKHIQAHESTVGARIRREYGRGVIYNTDAKVHHKLFEYRGDFRWLASRSFWQGYSKRIMDHIIPEASGDKNEYLADLLTKHVPERLVSLVREPELAKVKQLVALFVFTAMVGFGYVYAILKPNLLDDYESER; translated from the coding sequence ATGAACGTCTCCGTCGTCATCTGTACGTACCCGACGGACCGCTACGAGGTCTTCTCGGAAGCCATCGAAAGTGTTCTAAATCAGACATACGACGACATCGAGATCGTCCTCGTCATCGACGGAAACGAAGAGGTGCACAAGCGGACCGTCGCCGACTTCGGCGACGAGGAGACCGTCCGCATCCACTGCAACGACGAGAACCGCGGCATCTCCTATTCGCGGACGAAAGGTGCCAAGCTCGCGACGGGCGACATCGTCGCGATGATCGACGACGACGCCGCCGCGGAACCCGACTGGATCGAGACCCTCGTTCGTACGTACGAAGAAACCGACGCCGTCGCCGTCGGCGGGCAGGTCCTCCCGGACTGGCAGGTCGCAAAGCCCGACTTCTTCCCCGACGAGTTCTACTGGCTCGTCGGCTGCGACGAGAAGGGCTTCGGCGAGCACATGGAAGAGCTGCGCAACACGTACGGCTCGAACATCTCGTTCCGACGCGAGGTCCTGCTGAACGTCGGCGGCTACGATGAGAACACCGGTCGCAAGGGCGACAAACATATCCAGGCGCACGAGTCGACGGTGGGCGCACGCATCCGTCGCGAGTACGGGCGTGGAGTAATCTATAATACCGACGCGAAGGTCCACCACAAGCTGTTCGAGTACCGCGGCGACTTCCGGTGGCTCGCCAGCCGCTCGTTCTGGCAGGGCTACTCGAAGCGCATCATGGACCACATCATCCCCGAAGCGTCGGGCGACAAGAACGAGTACCTCGCGGACCTGCTGACGAAGCACGTCCCCGAACGGCTCGTCTCGCTCGTCAGGGAACCCGAGCTGGCGAAGGTGAAACAGCTCGTCGCGCTGTTCGTCTTCACCGCGATGGTCGGGTTCGGCTACGTCTACGCGATTCTCAAACCGAACCTGCTAGACGACTACGAGAGTGAGCGATAG
- a CDS encoding STT3 domain-containing protein, whose amino-acid sequence MSTSTGEETETEETTSESLLEAFERWYHVPGVGLIMLFMLWVRLQPLDKFTRNGQVFFAGNDAWYHYRQVSWTVRNWPWTMPYDVYTQYPTGTRADQFGTLFDQIVATGALIVGLGDPSQQTIGMTLLVAPAVFGAVVAVPTYFIGKRLGGRSGGVAAALVLALLPGVFLRRSTAGFSDHHVAEVLFQAFGVLAVMIALRSAEREKPVFELLLDRDWAALREPTKWAGLAGLAIGLYMWVWPPAVVIVGILGVFYTIALVVEYQAGRSPDHLAYTGVVIGVVSAVLVLLSIDQFTLGVTSLSPLQVGISLGLAAGSAFIAYLARVWNGLDVQTIRTVVLPLSAVLFLALVLAPLFGFTFLPYPFAIIFLIAGSLAFGSYYVHEDERRVHFPLAVGSLLVLGLAGARFLVPPVYNRLISSLKQTVALSVSDNILTIGEAQSVVGAGDPFFQTATQFFGSQYGLSYILALVALVWLLSYLYLGEEYRAEYLLVAVWTVFAFLMALTQVRFNYYLVVPIAALNGWFLGRIVSFIGFKNITDEAFDIEPYQVIAIVAVLMLVLVPLVPGTNMTSTTVDQQAQGLSPGSVLIWNESTEWMQQNTPQPGQYGDADNDLGYYDRYPDQDDFEYPEGAYGVMSWWDYGHWITTKSERVPVANPFQGNAEIASAYLQAQDETRANLLLEALPNRDDADGAIYNLSNEELRSLIDEQTEQEAHEDTQYVVIDYQMAGGKFGAIATWTGPGPSSYYNQRENVTVGGQQAALPTRSESYENTMLSRLYFDDAEGMEHYRLVHEATNQRVFTSIAINESGTLQPTRFVNQPLPIQQYFQYQMQPQYETYNTEAESTVKTYERVPGATLSGQADVSSPTNVTARVELTSDTLNRTFNYTQTVQTDSEGNFEVTVPYATNDELGPEDGATDVAVEATGDYEITYGNESARVSVPETAVVSEDSSPIEVTFDGNASTSSSDESEESADDLERTDGALLPVRHHAPLA is encoded by the coding sequence ATGAGTACGTCGACCGGAGAGGAGACCGAAACCGAGGAAACGACCTCGGAGTCCCTCCTCGAAGCCTTCGAACGCTGGTATCACGTGCCGGGCGTGGGGCTGATAATGCTGTTCATGCTCTGGGTCAGGCTCCAACCGCTCGATAAGTTCACGCGGAACGGGCAGGTGTTCTTCGCCGGCAACGACGCCTGGTACCACTACCGGCAGGTGTCGTGGACCGTCCGCAACTGGCCGTGGACGATGCCCTACGACGTCTATACCCAGTACCCGACAGGCACCAGAGCGGACCAGTTCGGCACGCTTTTCGATCAGATCGTCGCGACTGGCGCTCTCATCGTCGGGCTCGGTGACCCGTCCCAACAGACTATCGGCATGACGCTGCTTGTCGCCCCCGCCGTCTTCGGCGCCGTCGTCGCCGTCCCCACCTACTTCATCGGGAAGCGACTCGGTGGCCGGTCGGGTGGTGTCGCGGCTGCGCTGGTTCTCGCACTCCTCCCAGGGGTCTTCCTCCGGCGCAGTACGGCCGGGTTCTCCGACCACCACGTCGCCGAGGTTCTCTTCCAAGCCTTCGGGGTGCTCGCTGTGATGATTGCTCTTCGATCGGCAGAGCGCGAGAAGCCCGTCTTCGAACTGCTGCTCGACCGGGACTGGGCCGCCCTCCGCGAGCCGACCAAGTGGGCCGGACTCGCCGGCCTCGCGATCGGTCTCTACATGTGGGTATGGCCGCCCGCAGTCGTCATCGTCGGTATCCTCGGCGTCTTCTACACCATCGCCCTCGTCGTCGAGTATCAGGCCGGTCGGTCACCGGACCACCTCGCCTACACAGGCGTCGTCATCGGTGTCGTGAGTGCGGTGCTGGTGCTCTTGAGCATCGACCAGTTTACTCTTGGCGTGACCTCTCTCTCGCCGCTGCAGGTCGGTATCTCGCTCGGACTCGCTGCCGGCTCTGCGTTCATCGCCTACCTCGCACGCGTCTGGAACGGGCTCGATGTCCAGACGATCCGCACTGTCGTTCTCCCGCTGAGCGCGGTGCTGTTCCTCGCGCTCGTGCTGGCGCCTCTCTTCGGGTTCACGTTCCTCCCGTATCCGTTCGCGATCATCTTCCTCATCGCGGGATCGCTCGCGTTCGGGTCCTACTACGTCCACGAGGACGAACGCCGCGTCCACTTCCCGCTCGCGGTCGGCTCGCTACTGGTACTCGGCCTCGCCGGCGCTCGATTCCTCGTACCGCCGGTGTACAACCGGCTGATCTCCAGCCTCAAGCAGACGGTGGCTCTGAGCGTCAGCGACAACATTCTGACTATCGGTGAGGCGCAGTCCGTCGTCGGGGCGGGCGACCCGTTCTTCCAGACCGCGACGCAGTTCTTCGGCTCGCAGTACGGACTGAGCTACATCCTGGCCCTCGTCGCGCTCGTCTGGCTCCTTTCCTACCTGTATCTCGGTGAGGAGTACCGCGCCGAGTACCTGCTCGTCGCCGTCTGGACTGTCTTCGCGTTCCTGATGGCGCTGACGCAGGTCCGCTTCAACTACTATCTCGTCGTCCCCATCGCGGCGCTGAACGGCTGGTTCCTGGGCCGTATCGTCTCGTTTATCGGATTCAAAAACATCACCGACGAGGCGTTCGACATCGAACCCTACCAGGTCATCGCCATCGTTGCGGTGCTGATGCTCGTGCTCGTCCCGTTGGTTCCGGGCACGAACATGACCTCGACGACCGTCGACCAGCAGGCACAGGGCCTCTCGCCCGGTTCGGTGCTCATCTGGAACGAGAGTACGGAGTGGATGCAGCAGAACACGCCCCAGCCTGGACAGTACGGTGATGCAGACAACGACCTGGGCTACTACGACCGCTACCCGGACCAGGACGACTTCGAGTATCCCGAGGGAGCGTACGGCGTGATGTCGTGGTGGGACTACGGCCACTGGATCACAACCAAGAGCGAACGCGTCCCGGTGGCGAATCCGTTCCAGGGGAACGCCGAAATTGCCTCCGCCTACCTCCAGGCCCAGGACGAAACGCGTGCGAATCTCCTGCTCGAGGCGCTCCCGAACAGGGACGATGCTGACGGCGCTATCTACAACCTCAGTAACGAAGAGCTCCGGAGCCTCATCGACGAGCAGACCGAACAGGAGGCCCACGAGGACACGCAGTACGTCGTCATCGACTATCAGATGGCCGGCGGCAAGTTCGGTGCCATCGCGACCTGGACCGGTCCGGGTCCGAGCTCCTATTACAACCAGCGTGAGAACGTGACCGTCGGTGGCCAGCAGGCCGCACTGCCGACCCGCTCTGAGTCGTACGAGAACACGATGCTCTCGCGGCTCTACTTCGACGACGCCGAGGGGATGGAGCACTACCGGCTGGTCCACGAGGCGACGAACCAGCGTGTGTTCACCTCCATCGCGATAAACGAATCGGGAACGCTGCAGCCGACGCGGTTCGTCAACCAGCCGCTCCCGATTCAGCAGTACTTCCAGTACCAGATGCAGCCGCAGTACGAGACGTACAACACCGAGGCCGAGTCCACCGTGAAGACCTACGAACGGGTCCCCGGTGCGACGCTCAGCGGTCAGGCCGACGTGAGCAGTCCGACGAACGTCACCGCACGCGTCGAGCTCACCTCGGACACCCTGAACCGGACGTTCAACTACACGCAGACGGTTCAGACCGACTCGGAGGGCAACTTCGAGGTCACGGTCCCGTACGCGACGAACGACGAGCTCGGGCCCGAGGACGGGGCCACCGACGTCGCCGTCGAGGCGACCGGTGACTACGAGATCACCTACGGAAACGAGTCCGCGCGGGTGTCCGTCCCCGAGACGGCGGTCGTCAGCGAGGACAGCTCGCCCATCGAGGTCACGTTCGACGGGAACGCCTCGACGTCGTCGAGCGACGAGTCCGAAGAGTCCGCCGACGACCTGGAGCGGACCGACGGCGCGCTCCTCCCCGTCCGTCATCACGCGCCGCTGGCGTAA
- a CDS encoding DUF368 domain-containing protein — MRSSLSVYLKGFLMGAADTVPGVSGGTIALITGIYERLINAITAVGPSDARLVLSFHTAEGRTDLRDLFVQADGVFLLVLGLGIASAVLTLSRVLEHTLEQFPAFTAAFFFGLIGASAIVLYSEVDVGTSKRLAVALFGIVLAAGLSSLPESAIGSSYPVVFVAGAIAVCAMILPGVSGSFLLYVLNQYEFMITNLTAFVDGVIALVDGGDLASLTEPFTVVVTFCTGALLGLLTMARVVKWAFREFRAGTLTFLVSLMVGGLVKPLSTIAAEAQLGSTTEVAGIVVFALVGGSLVLGVDSVTGEIDY, encoded by the coding sequence ATGCGTTCGTCACTCTCCGTCTACCTGAAGGGGTTCCTCATGGGTGCGGCAGACACCGTACCCGGGGTCTCAGGCGGGACAATCGCCCTCATCACCGGCATCTACGAACGGCTGATCAACGCGATCACGGCCGTCGGACCGTCGGACGCCCGGCTCGTGCTGTCGTTCCATACGGCCGAGGGGCGGACCGACCTCCGTGACCTGTTCGTGCAAGCCGACGGCGTGTTCCTGCTGGTCCTGGGCCTCGGTATCGCCTCCGCGGTGCTCACGCTCTCTCGCGTCCTCGAACACACCCTGGAGCAGTTCCCGGCGTTCACCGCTGCCTTCTTCTTCGGTCTCATCGGTGCCTCGGCCATCGTCCTCTACTCCGAGGTCGACGTGGGGACGTCGAAGCGGCTGGCCGTCGCGCTATTCGGTATCGTACTTGCGGCCGGCCTGTCGAGCCTGCCTGAGAGCGCGATCGGAAGCTCGTACCCCGTCGTCTTCGTCGCTGGCGCCATCGCCGTGTGTGCGATGATACTCCCTGGTGTCTCGGGCTCGTTCCTCCTCTACGTGCTCAACCAGTACGAGTTCATGATCACGAACCTCACGGCGTTCGTCGACGGCGTCATCGCCCTCGTGGATGGGGGCGACCTCGCCTCCCTCACGGAGCCGTTCACCGTCGTCGTCACCTTCTGTACCGGCGCGCTGCTCGGACTCCTGACGATGGCGCGGGTGGTGAAGTGGGCGTTTCGAGAGTTCCGTGCGGGGACGCTCACGTTCCTGGTGAGCCTGATGGTCGGCGGCCTCGTGAAGCCGCTTTCGACCATCGCGGCCGAGGCACAGCTCGGCTCCACGACCGAGGTCGCGGGGATCGTCGTATTCGCGCTGGTCGGCGGTAGCCTCGTACTGGGTGTCGACTCCGTAACGGGAGAAATCGACTATTAG
- a CDS encoding DUF7503 family protein yields MSKKGTMSDWLSEHPRMIGVLFMIGLLLMQAAPVAATGATANPGP; encoded by the coding sequence ATGTCGAAGAAAGGCACCATGTCCGACTGGCTGTCCGAGCACCCGCGTATGATTGGCGTCCTGTTCATGATCGGCCTGCTGCTCATGCAGGCGGCACCTGTCGCTGCGACCGGTGCGACTGCGAACCCCGGCCCGTAA
- a CDS encoding anaerobic glycerol-3-phosphate dehydrogenase subunit C, translating to MSTDNEDDFEPIQVFPEGDADLRPGADSCYKCSTCDSSCPVAEVDDEFPGPKFQGPEQWRLTRKGDQEIDDSIMKCSNCMRCDGACPSDVPLSQMHNTARAKYVEESMSKLSVEYWRNRLLANYGTMARFGSMFPRLTNAVMGNSLVQTINDRFLGITSEREFPAFATETFREWWADRGGAAVESEDRRVAYFHGDYANYNTPEVGKAMVRVFEHFGYEVAVPEQRCSGTPMFANGMLDDARRAARFNVETFADLVDDGYDIVCSCTSCSMALRQEYPELFDFDDTERVSAHTYDAVEYLRIHEDLDGALAAVDDVDAPDFAYHAPCHARNQGLDGQTTAVLSNLGDVETQDVGESCSGISGTYGWKSENYETSMAIGEEMFEHMADAEPETGLTECPTCAMQMEHGSDYPVKHTLQVIEAALTDRSLPV from the coding sequence ATGAGTACGGACAACGAGGACGACTTCGAACCGATACAGGTGTTCCCCGAGGGCGACGCGGACCTGCGTCCCGGGGCGGACAGTTGCTACAAGTGCTCGACGTGCGACTCGTCGTGCCCGGTCGCCGAGGTGGACGACGAGTTCCCCGGGCCGAAGTTCCAGGGGCCCGAGCAGTGGCGGCTCACGCGCAAGGGAGACCAGGAGATCGACGACTCCATCATGAAGTGCTCGAACTGCATGCGCTGTGACGGCGCGTGCCCCTCCGACGTGCCCCTGAGCCAGATGCACAACACGGCCCGCGCGAAGTACGTCGAGGAGTCGATGAGCAAGCTCTCGGTGGAGTACTGGCGCAACCGGCTGCTCGCGAACTACGGGACGATGGCCCGCTTCGGCTCGATGTTCCCGCGACTCACCAACGCGGTCATGGGTAACTCGCTCGTCCAGACCATCAACGACCGGTTCCTCGGCATCACCAGCGAGCGCGAGTTCCCCGCGTTCGCCACGGAGACCTTCCGCGAGTGGTGGGCGGACCGCGGCGGTGCGGCCGTCGAGAGCGAGGACAGGCGCGTCGCCTACTTCCACGGCGACTACGCGAACTACAACACCCCAGAGGTCGGCAAGGCGATGGTCCGCGTCTTCGAGCACTTCGGCTACGAGGTCGCGGTGCCGGAACAGCGCTGCTCGGGAACGCCGATGTTCGCCAACGGGATGCTCGACGACGCCCGACGCGCCGCGCGGTTCAACGTCGAGACGTTCGCCGACCTCGTCGATGACGGCTACGACATCGTCTGCTCCTGTACCTCCTGCTCGATGGCCCTCCGCCAGGAGTACCCCGAACTGTTCGACTTCGACGACACCGAGCGCGTCTCCGCACACACCTACGACGCCGTCGAGTACCTCCGCATCCACGAGGACCTCGACGGCGCGCTCGCGGCCGTCGACGACGTCGACGCACCCGACTTCGCCTACCACGCTCCCTGTCACGCTCGCAACCAGGGCCTCGACGGACAGACGACCGCGGTGCTCTCCAACCTCGGCGACGTCGAGACCCAGGACGTCGGCGAGTCCTGCTCGGGCATCTCCGGCACCTACGGCTGGAAGTCCGAGAACTACGAGACCTCCATGGCCATCGGCGAGGAGATGTTCGAGCACATGGCCGACGCCGAACCGGAGACGGGGCTGACCGAGTGTCCGACTTGCGCGATGCAGATGGAACACGGAAGCGACTACCCCGTCAAGCACACCCTGCAGGTCATCGAGGCAGCACTCACCGACCGGTCACTCCCGGTCTGA
- the glpB gene encoding glycerol-3-phosphate dehydrogenase subunit GlpB: MIATEVLVVGGGLAGSVAALSAAREGAQVTLVSKAESTLKQASGLVDVLGRVDGELVADPFDAIQGLPDDHPYSVVGVDALHGGLALFDDVTGDRYRGGDRNALVPTTQGTVKPTLRYPGSVAPGIAGDGRETLLVGISTDPDFDAKRAAESLDATVPGDVRGVTVRFPRLRDDAKRTRHAKLLTESEEFRAKLVEKIAPRVDGADRVGFPAVFGEDPAFVRDELEARFDAAGAPVSVFEVPTGPPSIPGSRLRDLLRNELEDAGVELVTGVPVVDFEAEPGDTDAGDAADDADRVASVVVDRNGARVPYAPEQVVLATGGLVGEGIDSERDRVYEPIFDLHVPHPDDRYDWSAEGAFGDHAFARFGVRIDAEGRPLGENEAVAYENLRAAGAVVGGADTAMQKAASGVSLATGWRAGTRAAAESGVNNA; encoded by the coding sequence ATGATCGCGACTGAGGTGCTCGTCGTCGGTGGCGGGCTCGCCGGCTCGGTCGCCGCGCTGTCGGCCGCCCGCGAGGGCGCGCAGGTCACGCTCGTCTCGAAGGCAGAGAGCACGCTGAAGCAGGCGTCCGGACTGGTCGACGTGCTCGGCCGGGTCGACGGCGAGCTCGTCGCGGACCCCTTCGACGCCATCCAGGGGCTCCCCGACGACCACCCCTACTCGGTCGTCGGCGTGGACGCGCTCCACGGGGGACTCGCCCTGTTCGACGACGTGACCGGCGACCGGTACCGCGGGGGAGACCGGAACGCGCTCGTCCCGACCACGCAGGGCACGGTCAAACCGACGCTCCGGTACCCCGGGAGCGTCGCACCCGGCATCGCGGGCGACGGCCGGGAGACGCTGCTGGTCGGTATCTCGACCGACCCAGACTTCGACGCCAAGCGCGCGGCGGAGAGCCTCGACGCGACGGTCCCGGGCGACGTGCGCGGCGTCACCGTCCGGTTCCCCCGGCTCCGCGACGACGCCAAGCGGACCAGACACGCGAAGCTGCTCACGGAGAGCGAGGAGTTCCGCGCGAAACTCGTCGAGAAGATCGCCCCGCGGGTCGACGGTGCGGACCGCGTCGGCTTCCCCGCGGTGTTCGGCGAGGACCCCGCGTTCGTCAGGGACGAGCTGGAGGCGCGCTTCGACGCGGCCGGCGCACCGGTGTCGGTGTTCGAGGTGCCGACCGGACCGCCGAGCATCCCCGGCAGCCGACTCCGCGACCTGCTCCGGAACGAGCTGGAGGATGCGGGCGTCGAGCTCGTGACGGGTGTCCCGGTGGTCGACTTCGAGGCCGAACCGGGGGACACCGACGCGGGTGACGCGGCGGACGACGCCGACCGCGTCGCGTCCGTCGTCGTCGACCGCAACGGCGCACGCGTGCCGTACGCACCCGAGCAGGTCGTGCTCGCGACCGGCGGGCTCGTCGGCGAAGGTATCGACTCCGAGCGCGACCGCGTGTACGAACCCATCTTCGACCTCCACGTGCCCCACCCCGACGACCGGTACGACTGGTCCGCGGAGGGCGCGTTCGGCGACCACGCGTTCGCCCGGTTCGGCGTGCGCATCGACGCCGAGGGGCGACCGCTCGGCGAGAACGAGGCGGTCGCGTACGAGAACCTCCGCGCCGCGGGGGCGGTCGTCGGCGGCGCGGACACGGCGATGCAGAAGGCGGCGAGCGGCGTCTCGCTGGCGACGGGCTGGCGCGCAGGGACACGGGCGGCGGCCGAGAGCGGAGTGAACAACGCATGA
- the glpA gene encoding anaerobic glycerol-3-phosphate dehydrogenase subunit GlpA, with product MATTTEVLVIGGGSTGTGIARDLAMRGVDVTLVEQGNLTHGTTGRMHGLLHSGGRYAVADQASATECIEENRVLRDIAGHCVEMTGGLFVKRPEDTDEYFEEKLQGCRECGIPAEVLSAEEAREVEPYLAKDIDRAIEVPDGAVDPFRLVVANAVSAEDHGARIETHAEVVDLLTDGDEVTGVRVKHDSGPGKREHGLPGETEEIHAEHVVNATGAWSGQLGEMAGVDVEVRPSKGVMVVMNVRQVDTVVNRCKPKGDADIVVPHETTAILGTTDEEVDDPEDYPEEGWEVDHMIDELSKLVPILSDARTIRSFWGVRPLYEPPDTGTTDPTDITRDFFLLDHADRDGVDGLTTVVGGKFTTYRLMAEKVTDHVCDHLGVRASCVTADEPLPGSENLDRLDSAMDDYGLRSPVARRSKQRLGSYAPDVLGTDEPNPVLCECEAVTRAEVQHAIGQAGTDLNAVRLRTRASMGNCQGGFCCHRLANELHPEYDAETAESSLDELWQERWKGHRHALWGEQLSQAMLNHTLHATTWNRDGDDADVDWDAFATPTRTATDGGSHDRD from the coding sequence ATGGCAACGACTACCGAAGTACTCGTCATCGGCGGCGGGTCAACGGGCACGGGCATCGCACGCGACCTCGCCATGCGCGGGGTCGACGTGACGCTCGTCGAGCAGGGCAACCTGACACACGGCACCACCGGGCGCATGCACGGGTTGCTCCACAGCGGCGGCCGCTACGCCGTCGCCGACCAGGCGAGCGCGACCGAGTGCATCGAGGAGAACCGCGTCCTGCGCGACATCGCCGGCCACTGCGTCGAGATGACCGGTGGGCTGTTCGTCAAGCGCCCGGAGGATACGGACGAATACTTCGAGGAGAAGCTGCAGGGCTGTCGGGAGTGCGGCATCCCGGCCGAGGTCCTCTCCGCCGAGGAGGCCCGCGAGGTCGAACCCTATCTCGCGAAGGACATCGACAGGGCCATCGAGGTCCCCGACGGGGCGGTCGACCCGTTCCGGCTGGTCGTCGCGAACGCCGTCTCCGCGGAGGACCACGGTGCGCGCATCGAGACCCACGCCGAGGTCGTCGACCTGCTCACCGACGGCGACGAGGTCACGGGCGTCCGCGTGAAACACGATTCCGGCCCGGGCAAGCGCGAGCACGGACTCCCGGGCGAGACCGAGGAGATCCACGCCGAGCACGTCGTCAACGCGACCGGCGCGTGGTCCGGCCAGCTCGGCGAGATGGCCGGCGTCGACGTCGAGGTCCGGCCCTCGAAGGGCGTCATGGTCGTCATGAACGTCCGGCAGGTCGACACCGTCGTCAACCGGTGCAAGCCGAAGGGCGATGCCGACATCGTCGTCCCACACGAAACCACGGCCATCCTCGGCACCACCGACGAGGAGGTCGACGACCCCGAGGACTACCCCGAGGAGGGCTGGGAGGTCGACCACATGATAGACGAGCTCTCGAAGCTCGTCCCTATCCTCTCCGACGCGCGGACCATCCGCTCGTTCTGGGGCGTCCGACCGCTGTACGAGCCGCCGGACACCGGGACGACGGACCCGACGGACATCACGCGGGACTTCTTCCTGCTCGACCACGCCGACCGCGACGGCGTCGACGGCCTGACGACGGTCGTCGGCGGGAAGTTCACCACCTACCGGCTGATGGCCGAGAAGGTGACCGACCACGTCTGCGACCACCTCGGCGTCCGCGCGTCGTGTGTGACGGCCGACGAACCGCTGCCGGGCAGCGAGAACCTCGACCGGCTCGACTCGGCGATGGACGACTACGGCCTCCGCTCGCCGGTCGCCCGCCGGAGCAAGCAGCGCCTCGGCTCGTACGCGCCGGACGTGCTCGGCACCGACGAGCCGAACCCCGTCCTCTGCGAGTGCGAGGCCGTCACCCGCGCCGAGGTCCAGCACGCCATCGGCCAGGCCGGCACCGACCTCAACGCGGTCCGGCTCCGCACCAGGGCCTCGATGGGCAACTGCCAGGGCGGCTTCTGCTGTCACCGGCTCGCCAACGAGCTCCACCCCGAGTACGACGCCGAGACCGCCGAGAGCTCGCTCGACGAACTGTGGCAGGAGCGCTGGAAGGGCCACCGCCACGCGCTCTGGGGCGAGCAGCTCTCGCAGGCGATGCTGAACCACACGCTGCACGCGACGACCTGGAACCGCGACGGCGACGACGCGGACGTCGACTGGGACGCCTTCGCCACGCCGACACGGACCGCAACCGACGGAGGGAGCCATGATCGCGACTGA